The following proteins come from a genomic window of Oncorhynchus clarkii lewisi isolate Uvic-CL-2024 chromosome 23, UVic_Ocla_1.0, whole genome shotgun sequence:
- the LOC139381068 gene encoding zinc finger SWIM domain-containing protein 8-like isoform X14 → MELMFAEWEDGERFSFEDSDRFEEDSLCSFISEAESLCQNWRGWRKQSGGPNSPTVKIKDGQVIPLVELSAKQVAFHIPFEVVEKVYPPVPEQLQLRIAYWSFPENEEDIRLYSCLANGSPDEFQRGEQLYRMRAVKDPLQIGFHLSATVVSPQTGQSKGAYNVAVMFDRCRITSCSCTCGAGAKWCAHVVALCLFRIHNASAVCLRAPVSESLSRLQRDQLQKFAQYLISELPQQILPTAQRLLDELLSSQSTAINTVCGAPDPTAGPSASDQSTWYLDESTLSDNIKKTLHKFCGPSPVVFSDVNSMYLSSTEPPAAAEWACLLRPLRGREPEGIWNLLSIVREMFKRRDSNAAPLLEILTEQCLTYEQIIGWWYSVRTSASHSSASGHTGRSNGQSEVAAHACASMCDDMVVLWRLAVLDPTMSPQRRLELASQLKQWHLKVIEIVKRGQHRKSLDKLFQGFKPAVESCYFNWEVAYPLPGITYCSADKKSASFCWARAVQQQRGAKAGLAGDTSELGGGGGRSGSSEGGGGDYKGRTPQQEVAVRPKETIVSKRKGLSAGGGGGVLVRLGGSVCLSLEEGSSKGMYKGAGSSSSIAGKAKLAQGGKSSSGGSGGVGGKHQAAKRRTSSEDSSLEPDMAELSLDDGSSLALGAEASNTFDFTPPPPEMLPSPSPLLREPHKYSGGGKGAGNMPKERSFEVKRVTLAATLPATESQPAFPLKEKAAVVVEAAVALEKEVEVEMEVNGNKEVAPAGDARLSTSVAVVTVTAAAAKPPRGGRRETGAVALPNQSPGAGGDPVGEDDYRAYYLNAASEEGAERVPENNHEEEPDIFAGIKPLEQEGQMEVLFACAEALHAHGYSNEACRLAVELAGDLLANPPDLKVEQPQTKGKKSKVSTSRQTQVATNTLVKTSFLLTVLSERMELHNLAFSTGMFSLELQRPPASTKALEVKLAYQESEVVALLKKIPLGLVEMTSIRDRAEQLRDGNFCDYRPVLPLMLASFIFDVLCTPVCTVVSPTGSRPPSRNRNNEMPGDEELGFEAAVAALGMKTTVSEAEHPLLCEGTRREKGDLALALMITYKDDQSKLKKILDKLLDRESQTHKPQTLSSFYSSKPAASSQRSPSKHAAHNAHGHGGATGGVSKHAPNATAAAGSSSVQVVAAGGAAGQLAGSGVQNNATPGEGVSEAREQADGAQPASCDQPSEVVPFKPEGTVPSRLALGGRGAYSGRCWGSPVRQKKKHTGMASIDSSAPETTSDSSPTLSRRPLRGGWAAASWGRGQDSDSISSSSSDSLGSSSSSGSRRAGGGARAKSTDTSRYKGRRPECHAPHVPNQPSEAAAHFYFELAKTVLIKAGGNSSTSIFTQPSASGGHQGPHRNLHLCAFEIGLYALGLHNFVSPNWLSRTYSSHVSWITGQAMEIGSAALNILVECWDGHLTPPEVASLADRASRARDPNMVRAAAELALSCLPHAHALNPNEIQRALVQCKEQDNVMLEKACMAVEEAAKGGGVYPEVLFEVAHQWYWLYEQTVGGGSGAQREGPGRCRANGGAGRRPPETGHGVTDNSGNMESSGVATVTASVTAAAVVPVISVGSTIYQSHALPGSAMAHSQGLHPYTTIQAHLPTVCTPQYLGHPLQHVPRPTVFPLSGGAYPQCVCVPSQGMHPAFIGAQYPFSVATGPHPPMAATAVTFPGIPVPSMTQIAVHPYHTETGLPLSTTVAVGGVHSGATIQAIQGSSLPGMSSQPVSLVSAPFPSEDEQHSQPISQQGLHYLHSAYRVGMLALEMLGRRAHNDHPNNFSRSPPYTEDVKWLLGLAARLGVNYVYQFCVGAAKGVLSPFVLQEIIMEALQRLNPAHIHAHLRTPAFHQLVQRCQQAYLQYIHHRLIHLTPADYDDFVNIIRSARGAFCLTPVGMMQFNDVLQNLKRGKQTKELWQRISLEMATFSP, encoded by the exons atgGTCAGGTCATCCCTCTGGTGGAGCTTTCAGCCAAGCAGGTGGCATTCCATATCCCGTTTGAGGTGGTGGAGAAGGTCTATCCTCCTGTCCCTGAGCAGCTGCAGCTACGCATCGCCTACTGGAGCTTCCCTGAGAACGAGGAGGACATCCG GCTGTACTCGTGTCTGGCCAACGGCAGCCCAGATGAGTTCCAGCGAGGGGAGCAGCTGTACAGGATGAGGGCTGTTAAAGACCCTCTGCAGATAG gtTTCCACCTCAGTGCCACTGTGGTATCGCCCCAGACTGGCCAATCAAAAGGGGCGTACAATGTGGCTGTCATGTTTGACCGCTGCCGCATTACCTCCTGCAGTTGCACCTGCGGGGCCGGGGCCAAGTGGTGCGCCCACGTGGTGGCCCTCTGCCTCTTCAGGATCCACAAC GCGTCTGCAGTGTGCCTGCGAGCCCCCGTTTCAGAGTCCCTGTCCCGGCTGCAGAGGGACCAGCTGCAGAAGTTTGCCCAGTACCTAATCAGCGAGCTTCCCCAACAG ATTTTGCCCACAGCCCAGAGGCTCCTGGATGAGCTCCTGTCCTCCCAGTCCACAGCCATCAACACAGTGTGTGGGGCTCCAG ACCCCACTGCTGGCCCCTCGGCCTCTGACCAGAGCACTTGGTATCTAGATGAGTCCACGCTCAGTGACAACATCAAGAAGACGCTGCACAAGTTCTGTGGCCCCTCTCCTGTGGTCTTCAG TGACGTCAACTCCATGTACCTGTCATCCACGGAGCCACCGGCTGCGGCAGAGTGGGCATGTCTGCTGAGACCTCTGAGGGGGCGGGAGCCTGAGGGGATCTGGAACCTCCTGTCTATCGTCAGGGAGATGTTCAAGAGGAGGGACAGCAACGCTGCACCTCTACTAGAGATCCTAACTGAGCAGTGTCTCACTTATGAACAG ATTATTGGCTGGTGGTACAGCGTGCGTACGTCGGCGTCCCACAGCAGTGCCAGCGGGCACACGGGGCGCAGTAACGGGCAGTCGGAGGTGGCAGCCCACGCCTGCGCCAGCATGTGTGATGACATGGTGGTTCTGTGGAGGCTGGCTGTGCTAGACCCTACCATGAGCCCTCAGAG GCGTTTGGAGCTGGCCTCCCAGCTCAAGCAGTGGCATCTGAAAGTGATTGAGATTGTGAAGCGAGGGCAACATCGCAAGTCCCTGGACAAACTGTTCCAGGGCTTCAAGCCAGCCGTGGAGTCCTGCTACTTTAACTGGGAGGTGGCCTACCCACTGCCAGGCATCACCTACTGCAGTGCTGACAAGAAGAGCGCCTCCTTCTGCTGGGCCAGGGCAGTGCAGCAGCAGAGAGGGGCCAAGGCTGGCCTGGCTGGAGACACCTCTGAacttggaggaggaggggggagatctGGCAGCTCtgagggaggtgggggagactACAAGGGCAGAACGCCCCAACAAGAAGTGGCTGTCAGGCCCAAAGAGACCATTGTGAGCAAGAGGAAGGGGTTGTCGGCCGGGGGCGGAGGAGGGGTCCTAGTGCGGCTAGGGGGCAGTGTCTGTCTTTCTCTAGAGGAGGGCAGTAGTAAGGGGATGTACAAAGGCGCAGGTTCCTCCTCGTCCATTGCGGGCAAGGCCAAGCTGGCCCAGGGGGGGAAGTCGTCCTCCGGGGGATCAGGAGGGGTAGGGGGAAAACACCAAGCAGCCAAGCGGCGCACCAGCAGTGAGGACAGCTCCCTGGAGCCTGACATGGCCGAGCTGAGCCTGGATGATGGCTCCAGTCTGGCGCTGGGCGCTGAGGCCAGTAACACCTTTGACTTCACACCCCCGCCACCCGAGATGCTACCCTCACCAAGCCCGCTACTCAGAGAGCCACACAAATACAGTGGGGGAGGGAAAGGGGCCGGAAACATGCCCAAGGAGCGCTCCTTCGAGGTCAAACGTGTCACTCTTGCTGCCACCCTGCCTGCCACTGAGTCCCAGCCCGCCTTCCCCCTCAAGGAGAAAGCCGCTGTCGTCGTGGAAGCGGCTGTTGCCTTGGAGAAGGAGGTGGAAGTAGAGATGGAGGTGAATGGAAATAAGGAGGTGGCCCCCGCTGGAGACGCTCGACTCTCCACCTCGGTCGCTGTTGTTACCGTGACTGCTGCTGCCGCCAAGCCACCGCGTGGTGGGCGCCGAGAAACTGGAGCCGTAGCCCTGCCCAATCAGAGCCCAGGGGCAGGGGGAGACCCTGTTGGAGAGGATGACTACCGGGCCTACTACCTAAATGCAGCCTctgaggagggggcagagagagtgcCAGAGAACAACCATGAGGAGGAACCAGACATCTTTGCTGGGATCAAGCCACTGGAGCAGGAGGGCCAGATGGAGGTGCTGTTTGCATGTGCAGAGGCCCTCCACGCCCATGGCTACAGCAACGAGGCCTGCAGACTGGCAGTGGAGCTGGCTGGAGACCTGCTGGCCAACCCTCCAGACCTGAAGGTGGAGCAGCCCCAGACGAAGGGTAAGAAGAGCAAGGTGTCCACCAGCAGGCAGACCCAGGTGGCCACCAACACCCTGGTCAAGACCTCCTTCCTGCTGACGGTGCTGAGCGAGAGGATGGAGCTCCACAACCTGGCCTTCAGCACGGGCATGTTCTCCCTGGAGCTGCAGAGGCCCCCAGCCTCCACCAAGGCCCTGGAGGTCAAGCTGGCCTACCAGGAGTCAGAGGTGGTGGCTCTGCTGAAGAAGATCCCTCTGGGCCTGGTGGAGATGACGTCCATACGGGACAGGGCCGAGCAGCTCCGAGACGGGAACTTCTGTGACTACAGGCCTGTCCTGCCCCTCATGCTGGCCAGCTTCATATTTGATGTGCTGTGTACCCCA GTTTGTACAGTTGTCTCCCCCACAGGTTCCCGTCCTCCCAGCCGTAACCGGAACAACGAGATGCCTGGAGACGAGGAGCTGGGCTTTGAGGCTGCTGTCGCAGCACTGG GTATGAAGACCACAGTGAGCGAGGCAGAGCACCCTCTGCTCTGTGAGGGGaccaggagagagaaaggagacttGGCTCTGGCTCTTATGATCACATACAAGGATGACCAGAGCAAGCTGAAAAAG ATCCTGGACAAGCTGCTGGACAGAGAGAGCCAGACCCACAAGCCCCAAACCCTGAGTTCCTTCTACTCCAGCAAGCCAGCTGCCAGCAGCCAGAGGAGCCCGTCCAAGCACGCTGCCCACAATGCTCACGGACACGGAGGTGCCACCGGAGGGGTGTCCAAACACGCCCCAAACGCCACGGCTGCAGCTGGGTCCTCCTCTGTGCAAGTGGTGGCTGCTGGTGGGGCAGCAGGACAACTGGCGGGCAGTGGGGTGCAGAACAACGCCACACCCGGAGAGGGCGTCAGTGAGGCCAGAGAACAAG CAGATGGCGCCCAGCCTGCGTCATGTGACCAGCCGAGTGAGGTGGTCCCATTCAAGCCCGAGGGCACTGTGCCTAGTCGCTTGGCGCTGGGAGGACGGGGGGCATACAGCGGGCGCTGCTGGGGCTCTCCTGTCCGCCAGAAGAAGAAACACACAG GCATGGCGAGTATCGACAGCAGTGCTCCTGAGACCACCTCAGACAGCTCCCCCACCCTCAGCCGACGTCCACTCAGAGGGGGCTGGGCTGCGGCCTCCTGGGGGAGGGGCCAGGACAGTGACAGCATCAGCAGCTCTTCCTCTGATTCGCTGGGCTCCTCCTCATCCAGTGGCTCTCGCAGGGCCGGAGGGGGAGCTAGGGCAAAGAGCACAGACACCAGCAG GTATAAAGGGCGTCGTCCTGAGTGCCATGCACCCCATGTGCCCAACCAGCCATCGGAGGCGGCGGCTCACTTCTACTTTGAGCTGGCCAAGACGGTGCTGATCAAGGCCGGGGGCAACAGCTCCACCTCCATCTTCACCCAGCCCTCAGCCAGCGGGGGCCACCAGGGTCCCCACCGCAACTTGCACCTCTGTGCCTTCGAGATTGGCCTGTACGCCCTGGGCCTGCACAACTTTGTCTCGCCCAACTGGCTATCCAGGACCTACTCCTCCCACGTCTCCTGGATCACAG gcCAGGCCATGGAGATTGGCAGTGCTGCCCTCAACATCCTGGTGGAATGCTGGGACGGGCACCTCACCCCTCCCGAGGTGGCATCACTGGCAGACAGGGCATCACGGGCACGGGACCCCAACATGGTTCGCGCTGCGGCCGAGCTGGCCCTGAGCTGCCTGCCCCATGCACACGCCCTCAACCCCAATGAGATCCAGAGGGCCCTGGTGCAGTGCAAGGAACAG gaCAATGTGATGCTAGAGAAAGCCTGTATGGCTGTAGAGGAGGCAGCCAAGGGGGGCGGTGTGTACCCTGAGGTTCTGTTTGAGGTGGCCCACCAGTGGTACTGGCTCTATGAGCAGACAGTAGGAGGGGGCTCAGGGGCCCAGCGCGAGGGCCCGGGACGCTGCAGGGCCAACGGTGGAGCTGGGAGAAGGCCCCCGGAGACTGGTCACGGTGTGACGGACAACAGTGGCAACATGGAGTCCTCTGGTGTTGCCACAGTTACTGCCTCTGTGACAGCAGCGGCTGTGGTGCCCGTCATCTCTGTGGGCTCCACCATCTACCAATCACACGCCCTTCCTGGCTCTGCCATGGCCCACTCCCAGGGCCTGCATCCCTACACTACCATCCAGGCCCACCTGCCCACTGTCTGCACCCCCCAGTACCTGGGGCACCCGCTGCAGCATGTCCCCCGGCCCACTGTGTTCCCCTTGTCAGGGGGTGCGTACCCACAG tgtgtatgtgtgccctcCCAGGGAATGCACCCGGCCTTTATCGGTGCCCAGTACCCGTTCTCAGTGGCCACCGGCCCCCATCCGCCCATGGCAGCAACTGCGGTCACCTTCCCTGGTATTCCCGTGCCGTCCATGACCCAGATCGCCGTCCACCCGTACCACACTGAGACCGGCCTGCCTCTGAGCACCACTGTAGCAG TAGGTGGCGTCCATTCAGGCGCCACAATCCAGGCCATTCAGGGGTCATCTCTTCCTGGTATGTCTTCCCAGCCCGTCTCATTGGTCAGCGCCCCCTTCCCGTCTGAAGACGAGCAGCAtagccagccaatcagccagcaGGGTCTTCACTACCTGCACTCAGCCTACAGAGTTG GCATGCTGGCTTTGGAGATGCTTGGAAGGAGGGCTCACAACGACCACCCCAATAACTTCTCCCGCAGCCCCCCATACACGGAGGATGTCAAGTGGCTCCTGGGCCTGGCTGCACGGCTAG GTGTGAACTACGTGTACCAGTTCTGTGTGGGTGCGGCTAAGGGTGTGCTCAGCCCCTTCGTCCTTCAGGAGATCATCATGGAGGCTCTCCAGAGACTCAACCCCGCCCACATCCATGCCCACCTCCGCACGCCCGCCTTCCATCAGCTTGTGCAGCGCTGCCAGCAGGCCTATCTACAG TATATCCACCACCGGCTGATCCACCTGACCCCGGCCGACTACGACGACTTTGTCAACATCATCCGCAGTGCCCGCGGGGCCTTCTGTTTGACCCCTGTGGGAATGATGCAGTTCAATGACGTGCTTCAGAACCTGAAGAGGGGCAAGCAGACCAAGGAGCTGTGGCAGCGCATCTCTCTGGAGATGGCCACCTTCTCCCCATGA